One stretch of Mus pahari chromosome 15, PAHARI_EIJ_v1.1, whole genome shotgun sequence DNA includes these proteins:
- the LOC110333411 gene encoding LOW QUALITY PROTEIN: protocadherin gamma-B1-like (The sequence of the model RefSeq protein was modified relative to this genomic sequence to represent the inferred CDS: inserted 1 base in 1 codon) codes for MASQVFLHFLVPLFCGALSQPIHYSIPEELVKGSLVGNLAKDLGLSIQELPARKLRVSAEDYFSVSAESGDLLVSGRIDREKICGRKSECALEFESVTENPMNIFHVTVAIQDINDNAPHFFGKSIELEICESALAGAKFPLDSARDADVGSNSLKMYTVSPNPHFSLSTKESPDGSKYPELLLEKPLDREHQSSHHLILTAMDGGDPPLSSTTQVWIKVTDANDNAPVFSQDTYKVSLRENIPPGTLVLQVTATDQDESIHGEITYAFLNAPASTNLVFNLNPNTGAITTNGTLDFEEKSRYTLGVEAKDGGVHTAHCNVQIEILDDNDNAPEVTFMSFSNQVPEDSVLGTVIALIKVRDKDSGQNGLVACHIQEELPFKLQPTSKNYYKLVIDKALNREQTPEYNVTITATDSGKPSLSSKTCVTVHITDINDNAPVFHQASYLVHVDENNPPGASIAQVRASDPDLGSNGLISYSIIASDLEPRALSSFVSMNQDSGVLFAQRAFDHEQLRSFQLTLQARDHGSPALSANVSMRVLVGDRNDNAPRXXXXXXXXXXXXXXXXXXXXXXXXXXXXXXXXXXXXXXXXXXLGLRTGEVRTARALGDRDSARQRLLVAVRDGGQPPLSATATLHLIFADSLQEVLPDLSDDPLPSDPQSELQFYLVVALALISVLFLLAVIVAIALRLRHSSRSAAWGCFQPGLSQKSQPVVPPNYSEGTLPYSYNLCVASHSTTMAGFNFHHVAPEVAPPQDLLCDDPSVVVCGNNEDPKISDDSSFQALSV; via the exons ATGGCAAGTCAGGTATTTCTTCATTTCCTGGTGCCTTTGTTCTGCGGCGCCCTCTCCCAGCCCATCCACTACTCCATTCCGGAGGAGCTAGTCAAGGGCTCTCTGGTGGGGAATCTCGCCAAGGATCTGGGACTCAGTATCCAAGAATTGCCAGCTCGAAAACTGAGAGTTAGTGCAGAGGATTATTTCAGCGTTAGTGCAGAGAGTGGGGATTTGTTAGTGAGCGGCAGGATAGACAGAGAAAAGATTTGCGGGAGGAAATCTGAGTGTGCACTTGAATTTGAATCTGTTACTGAAAACCCGATGAACATTTTCCACGTAACAGTTGCCATCCAAGACATTAATGATAATGCACCACATTTCTTTGGGAAAAGCATCGAATTGGAGATCTGTGAGTCAGCCTTAGCAGGGGCAAAATTCCCTCTGGACTCGGCGCGAGATGCAGATGTGGGAAGCAACTCCCTGAAGATGTACACTGTCAGCCCCAATCCACACTTCTCCTTGTCAACGAAGGAAAGTCCTGATGGAAGTAAATACCCAGAATTGCTGCTGGAAAAACCTCTAGACAGGGAGCATCAGAGCTCCCATCACTTAATACTGACCGCCATGGATGGTGGAGACCCTCCCCTAAGCAGCACCACCCAGGTCTGGATCAAAGTCACCGACGCCAATGACAATGCTCCAGTGTTCAGCCAGGACACTTACAAAGTTAGCCTCCGTGAAAACATACCGCCAGGAACGTTAGTGCTGCAAGTGACAGCCACGGATCAGGATGAGAGTATTCATGGAGAGATCACCTATGCCTTTCTTAATGCCCCAGCAAGTACTAACCTTGTCTTCAATCTTAATCCAAATACTGGAGCTATCACAACTAATGGTACATTGGATTTTGAAGAAAAGAGTAGATACACATTGGGTGTAGAAGCCAAGGACGGAGGGGTGCACACGGCTCACTGTAATGTTCAGATCGAAATTcttgatgacaatgacaatgccCCAGAGGTAACATTCATGTCCTTTTCTAACCAAGTTCCAGAGGATTCGGTCCTTGGAACAGTAATCGCCCTCATTAAAGTTCGAGACAAAGATTCTGGACAAAATGGTTTGGTGGCATGCCATATTCAGGAAGAACTTCCCTTCAAATTACAACCCACCTCCAAGAATTATTACAAGTTAGTGATTGATAAGGCCCTAAACCGGGAACAGACCCCAGAGTACAATGTCACTATCACAGCTACTGACAGTGGCAAGCCCTCACTTTCCTCCAAGACATGTGTTACTGTGCACATCACAGATATCAACGACAATGCACCGGTTTTTCACCAGGCCTCCTACTTGGTCCACGTGGATGAGAACAACCCACCTGGAGCCTCTATTGCTCAAGTCAGAGCTTCAGATCCGGATTTGGGATCTAATGGCCTCATTTCATACTCCATCATAGCCAGCGACCTAGAGCCAAGGGCACTGTCGTCCTTCGTGTCCATGAATCAGGACAGTGGAGTGCTGTTCGCGCAGCGCGCCTTCGACCACGAGCAGCTGCGCTCCTTCCAGCTGACACTGCAGGCGCGCGACCACGGATCGCCCGCGCTCAGTGCCAACGTGAGCATGCGCGTGCTGGTGGGCGACCGCAACGACAACGCGCCAC NNNNNNNNNNNNNNNNNNNNNNNNNNNNNNNNNNNNNNNNNNNNNNNNNNNNNNNNNNNNNNNNNNNNNNNNNNNNNNNNNNNNNNNNNNNNNNNNNNNNNNNNNNNNNNNNNNNNNNNNNNNNCCTGGGGCTGCGCACAGGCGAGGTGCGCACAGCGCGTGCCCTGGGAGACAGGGACTCAGCGCGGCAGCGCCTTCTGGTCGCTGTGCGTGATGGTGGACAGCCACCGCTCTCTGCTACAGCCACGCTGCACCTGATCTTCGCTGACAGCCTACAGGAGGTCCTGCCAGACCTCAGCGATGACCCTCTACCATCTGACCCCCAGAGTGAGCTGCAGTTTTACCTGGTGGTGGCCTTGGCCCTGATCTCAGTACTCTTCCTCCTGGCGGTGATTGTGGCTATTGCCCTGCGTCTGAGACACTCCTCCAGATCGGCTGCCTGGGGCTGCTTTCAGCCTGGCCTCAGCCAGAAGTCTCAACCTGTGGTTCCTCCCAACTACAGCGAGGGGACATTACCCTATTCCTATAATCTATGCGTTGCCTCACATTCTACGACTATGGCGGGGTTTAATTTTCACCACGTGGCACCAGAGGTTGCTCCCCCTCAGGATCTCCTGTGTGATGATCCCTCTGTGGTTGTATGTGGCAATAATGAAGATCCCAAAATCTCGGACGACTCTTCTTTTCAG gctctctctgtgtag
- the LOC110333163 gene encoding protocadherin gamma-A6 isoform X23, translating to MAALQRRPPCCELLLLLNLLWWLWGSEAGQLRYSIPEEVEKGSFVGSIAKDLGLQPRELAERGIRVISRGRSQLFSLNQRSGSLITAGRIDREELCAQSTPCLVSFNILVEDKLNLYPVEVEIVDINDNAPRFLKEEMELKILENAAPSSHFLLMDVYDPDVGVNSIQSFKLSGSSHFSVHVQSQDQGAKYPELVLEHSLDREEEAVHHLVLVAMDGGDPVRTGMARILVTVVDVNDNAPVFTQPIYRVSVPENLPVGTRVLTVNATDQDEGVHAEKTYSFVRITEEISRIFCLDPLTGEISTSETLDYEVSRFYELDVEARDQPGLQDRAKVLITILDVNDNAPEVVVTSGSRAIAENAPPGTVIALFQVYDKDSERNGLVICSISESLPFKLEESLDNYFRLVTNTELDREQVSSYNITVTATDRGTPPLSTKIFISLDVADINDNPPVFSRSSYSVYVPENNPKGVSIFSLNAVDPDSEENAEIIYSLAKETLQETPLSSFLSINSITGVLYALCSFDYEQFRELNLLVTASDRGKPPLSSNVSLNLFVLDQNDNVPEILYPVLPTDGSTGVELAPRSAEPGYLVTKVVAVDKDSGQNAWLSYRLIKASEPGLFSVGLHTGEVRTARVLLDRDALKQSLVVAVQDHGQPPLSATVTLTVAVASSIPEILADLGSLDLPHKSDDSSLTIYLVVAVATVSCIFFAFVTGLLVLKLWHWHKSRLLKATRKGVSNISTSHFVGIDGVQAFLQTYSHEVSLTADSRKSHLIFPQPNYAHTLISQEGCEKNEPLLIQEDSAFCKEEDSLDQAIYIRGWTNSKPWIWPG from the coding sequence ATGGCGGCTCTGCAGAGGCGCCCGCCCTGCTGCGAGTTGCTCCTGCTTCTCAATCTCCTGTGGTGGTTGTGGGGCTCAGAAGCTGGGCAGCTCCGCTACTCTATTCccgaggaagtggagaaaggctCCTTCGTGGGCAGCATCGCCAAAGACCTGGGGCTGCAGCCCCGCGAGCTGGCAGAGCGCGGGATTCGCGTCATCTCCAGAGGTAGGTCGCAGCTTTTCTCCCTAAACCAGCGAAGCGGCAGCTTGATCACCGCGGGCAGGATAGACCGGGAGGAGCTGTGCGCCCAGAGCACGCCCTGTCTTGTGAGCTTTAACATCCTTGTAGAAGATAAACTAAATCTTTATCCTGTGGAAGTAGAAATAGTAGACATTAATGACAATGCGCCCAGATtcttaaaggaagaaatggaattgAAAATTCTTGAAAATGCAGCTCCATCCTCTCATTTTCTACTAATGGATGTCTATGACCCTGATGTGGGAGTGAACTCTATTCAGAGCTTCAAGCTCAGCGGTAGTAGTCACTTCTCAGTACATGTGCAAagccaagaccaaggggccaaaTACCCGGAGCTGGTGTTGGAGCACAGCCTCGACAGGGAAGAGGAAGCAGTTCACCACTTGGTCCTTGTTGCCATGGATGGTGGTGACCCTGTCCGAACAGGCATGGCGCGAATTCTCGTAACTGTCGTAGATGTGAACGACAATGCTCCAGTGTTTACTCAGCCTATCTATCGGGTGAGTGTCCCTGAAAACCTGCCAGTGGGTACACGAGTGTTAACAGTTAATGCCACTGACCAGGATGAAGGGGTCCATGCAGAAAAAACATATTCCTTTGTGAGGATCACAGAAGAAATCTCGCGGATTTTCTGCTTGGATCCTTTAACTGGGGAAATCTCCACTTCTGAAACTCTAGACTATGAGGTTTCAAGATTTTATGAACTGGATGTTGAAGCCCGAGATCAGCCAGGTCTTCAAGACCGAGCAAAGGTCTTAATAACCATCTTGGATGTGAACGACAATGCACCGGAAGTGGTTGTTACATCTGGTAGCAGAGCAATTGCTGAAAACGCTCCTCCAGGAACCGTAATTGCTCTTTTTCAAGTCTATGATAAAGACTCCGAACGGAATGGCCTGGTAATATGCTCTATCTCCGAAAGTCTCCCATTTAAATTGGAAGAATCATTAGACAATTATTTTCGGTTAGtgacaaatacagaactggatcgGGAACAGGTATCTTCGTATAACATCACTGTGACAGCCACTGACAGAGGAACACCACCTCTGTctacaaaaatattcatttccttaGATGTGGCAGACATTAATGACAACCCACCAGTTTTTTCCCGTTCGTCCTATTCTGTCTATGTCCCTGAGAATAACCCTAAAGGTGTCTCCATCTTCTCTTTGAATGCAGTGGACCCTGACAGTGAAGAGAATGCAGAAATTATCTACTCTCTGGCCAAAGAAACCCTTCAGGAAACACCTCTATCATCCTTCCTGTCCATCAATTCTATCACTGGTGTCCTATATGCACTGTGTTCCTTTGACTATGAGCAGTTTAGAGAACTGAATCTACTGGTGACAGCCAGTGACAGAGGGAAACCCCCACTTAGCAGCAATGTGTCACTTAACCTGTTTGTGCTGGACCAGAATGACAATGTACCTGAGATCCTGTACCCTGTTCTCCCCACCGATGGTTCTACTGGTGTGGAACTGGCCCCCCGCTCTGCAGAGCCTGGATATCTAGTGACCAAAGTGGTGGCAGTGGACAAAGACTCAGGTCAGAATGCTTGGCTGTCCTACCGCCTGATCAAGGCCAGCGAGCCGGGGCTCTTCTCAGTGGGGCTACACACAGGTGAGGTCCGCACAGCAAGGGTCCTGCTGGACAGAGATGCTCTCAAGCAGAGCCTGGTGGTGGCTGTGCAGGACCACGGCCAGCCGCCTCTCTCAGCTACTGTTACACTTACTGTGGCTGTGGCCAGCAGCATTCCTGAAATCCTTGCTGACTTGGGCAGCCTTGACCTTCCACACAAGTCTGACGATTCAAGCCTTACAATCTacctggtggtggcagtggccaCTGTTTCGTGCATCTTCTTTGCTTTTGTCACGGGGCTGCTGGTGCTCAAGCTGTGGCACTGGCATAAGTCAAGATTGCTGAAGGCCACAAGGAAAGGTGTGTCAAATATATCCACTTCACATTTCGTGGGTATTGATGGAGTGCAGGCTTTTCTACAGACCTATTCCCATGAGGTTTCCCTCACTGCAGACTCAAGGAAGAGCCATCTAATCTTCCCCCAGCCCAACTATGCCCACACACTCATCAGTCAGGAGGGCTGTGAGAAAAATGAGCCTTTATTGATACAGGAAGACTCGGCTTTTTGCAAAGAGGAAGACTCTCTTGATCAG